A stretch of the Gossypium hirsutum isolate 1008001.06 chromosome D07, Gossypium_hirsutum_v2.1, whole genome shotgun sequence genome encodes the following:
- the LOC107958614 gene encoding homeobox-leucine zipper protein HAT7 isoform X1, whose amino-acid sequence MAFPPHAFMFQTLHEDQNHFPSPYSLLPCPPQLFHGGMFLHPSFSFILIHVCMFMMNKLNQCVFSFSGVGKSHQEVHGHGDDDEFSDDDGSHGGENKKRLNMDQVKALEKSFELRNKLEPGRKLQLAKDLGLKPRQIAIWFQNRRARWKNKQLEKDYDALKKLYQTAKADNDALHAQNKKLTAQLLSLKAKDSNETRIKNENEGSWCSNGSENNYDMNLAIRPAATMTQLLHGSSKPSLQCLKLDQVVQQDQSLACHMFNQDGDEQQGFWPWADQSIKFPLN is encoded by the exons ATGGCTTTCCCTCCTCATGCTTTCATGTTTCAAACCCTCCATGAAGATCAAAATCATTTCCCTTCCCCTTATTCCCTCCTTCCATGCCCTCCTCAACTCTTCCATGGTGGTATGTTTCTCCATCCATCTTTTTCGTTTATATTAATCCATGTGTGTATGTTCATGATGAACAAATTAAACCAATGTGTCTTCTCTTTCTCAGGTGTTGGAAAGTCTCATCAGGAAGTGCATGGCCATGGAGATGATGATGAATTCTCTGATGATGATGGATCACATGGTGGGGAGAATAAGAAGAGGCTGAACATGGACCAAGTGAAGGCTTTGGAGAAGAGTTTTGAGCTGAGAAACAAGCTTGAACCTGGAAGAAAATTGCAGTTGGCTAAGGACTTAGGGTTAAAACCAAGGCAAATAGCGATCTGGTTTCAAAACAGGAGGGCTAGATGGAAAAACAAGCAATTGGAAAAAGATTATGACGCCTTGAAGAAACTATATCAAACAGCCAAAGCTGACAATGATGCCCTTCATGCTCAAAACAAGAAACTTACTGCACAg CTATTGTCTTTGAAAGCCAAAGATTCAAATGAAACCAGGATCAAGAACGAAAACGAGGGTTCATGGTGCAGCAATGGAAGCGAAAACAATTATGATATGAACTTAGCCATAAGGCCTGCAGCAACAATGACTCAACTTCTTCATGGTTCATCGAAACCAAGCCTCCAATGCCTAAAACTTGACCAAGTGGTTCAACAAGATCAGAGCTTGGCTTGCCATATGTTTAACCAAGATGGTGATGAACAGCAAGGTTTCTGGCCTTGGGCTGACCAATCAATCAAATTTCCATTGAATTAA
- the LOC107958614 gene encoding homeobox-leucine zipper protein HAT7 isoform X2, protein MAFPPHAFMFQTLHEDQNHFPSPYSLLPCPPQLFHGGVGKSHQEVHGHGDDDEFSDDDGSHGGENKKRLNMDQVKALEKSFELRNKLEPGRKLQLAKDLGLKPRQIAIWFQNRRARWKNKQLEKDYDALKKLYQTAKADNDALHAQNKKLTAQLLSLKAKDSNETRIKNENEGSWCSNGSENNYDMNLAIRPAATMTQLLHGSSKPSLQCLKLDQVVQQDQSLACHMFNQDGDEQQGFWPWADQSIKFPLN, encoded by the exons ATGGCTTTCCCTCCTCATGCTTTCATGTTTCAAACCCTCCATGAAGATCAAAATCATTTCCCTTCCCCTTATTCCCTCCTTCCATGCCCTCCTCAACTCTTCCATGGTG GTGTTGGAAAGTCTCATCAGGAAGTGCATGGCCATGGAGATGATGATGAATTCTCTGATGATGATGGATCACATGGTGGGGAGAATAAGAAGAGGCTGAACATGGACCAAGTGAAGGCTTTGGAGAAGAGTTTTGAGCTGAGAAACAAGCTTGAACCTGGAAGAAAATTGCAGTTGGCTAAGGACTTAGGGTTAAAACCAAGGCAAATAGCGATCTGGTTTCAAAACAGGAGGGCTAGATGGAAAAACAAGCAATTGGAAAAAGATTATGACGCCTTGAAGAAACTATATCAAACAGCCAAAGCTGACAATGATGCCCTTCATGCTCAAAACAAGAAACTTACTGCACAg CTATTGTCTTTGAAAGCCAAAGATTCAAATGAAACCAGGATCAAGAACGAAAACGAGGGTTCATGGTGCAGCAATGGAAGCGAAAACAATTATGATATGAACTTAGCCATAAGGCCTGCAGCAACAATGACTCAACTTCTTCATGGTTCATCGAAACCAAGCCTCCAATGCCTAAAACTTGACCAAGTGGTTCAACAAGATCAGAGCTTGGCTTGCCATATGTTTAACCAAGATGGTGATGAACAGCAAGGTTTCTGGCCTTGGGCTGACCAATCAATCAAATTTCCATTGAATTAA